Proteins from a genomic interval of Halarcobacter mediterraneus:
- the lon gene encoding endopeptidase La, whose translation MELDNYESFPQEIPLIVEDEIFLYPFMIAPLFLESESNLEAVEHSIENNKLVIVTVSKPGHEGKRKEDDFYDVGVIGNIMRKVSLPDGKIKVLFQGLAKGRIKNYNEENPNFAFVDKLEDEEVSQENITSIIDVLREQVKKLSRINSKFPADLIKTIEENNDATRIADLISSVLKVKKDEAYKLFAQTNLEKRLLEIIETIKKEIESFKIQKEITQKVNSKIEKTHKDYFLKEQIKAIQKELGSDNQKDVEIKAYKKKLKKIKAYMPKDGYKETKKQIDKLSRMHQDSPDSALLQTYIENVLEIPFGKYAQNDISVKSVEEQLNKDHYSLEKPKERISEYFAVKEMLEKRKIENLKSKGTVLCFVGPPGVGKTSLANSISQALKRPLVRIALGGMEDVNELRGHRRTYVGAMPGRIVKGLSDAKTMNPVVVLDEIDKLGANHRGDPTAVMLEVLDPEQNNEFRDLYLNFAIDLSQCIFVATANDARRIPPALRDRMEFIEISSYTPNEKYHIAKDYLIPQELEKHGLKRSEISLSKTTIEAIISKYTREAGVRNLRRVFAKIFRKTVKKLLKNEDMKKVSISTKNLKEFLENPIFEIDPAEKKNQIGVTNGLAWTAVGGDVLKTEAVKLRGKGILSVTGNMGEVMKESSKISYSVVKLLIDNKKLKIEQNTIPKTSKETEEKITVDSSEIYKRYDIHLHIPEGATPKDGPSAGITMATTIASILSNKEVRSDLAMTGELTLTGKVLPIGGLKEKLIAAHRAKMKLALIPRKNFQRDLDEIPEEVKENMEIKAVDTIEDVLKEALI comes from the coding sequence ATGGAATTAGACAATTATGAATCTTTTCCACAGGAAATACCTTTAATAGTTGAGGACGAAATATTTTTATATCCATTTATGATTGCTCCTTTGTTTTTAGAAAGTGAAAGCAATTTAGAAGCAGTAGAGCACTCAATTGAAAATAATAAATTAGTAATAGTAACTGTTAGTAAACCTGGACATGAGGGGAAAAGAAAAGAAGATGACTTTTATGATGTTGGAGTAATTGGAAATATCATGAGAAAAGTATCTTTACCAGATGGGAAAATAAAAGTACTTTTTCAAGGACTAGCAAAAGGAAGAATAAAAAATTATAATGAAGAAAATCCAAATTTTGCTTTTGTTGATAAATTAGAAGATGAAGAAGTATCACAAGAAAACATTACTTCTATTATTGATGTTCTAAGAGAACAAGTTAAAAAACTTTCAAGAATTAATTCTAAATTTCCTGCTGATTTAATTAAAACAATAGAAGAAAATAATGATGCTACAAGAATTGCTGATTTAATCTCTTCAGTTTTAAAAGTTAAAAAAGATGAAGCATATAAACTATTTGCCCAAACAAATTTAGAAAAAAGATTATTAGAAATAATTGAAACTATAAAAAAAGAGATTGAAAGTTTTAAAATACAAAAAGAAATAACTCAAAAAGTTAATTCAAAGATAGAAAAAACTCACAAAGATTACTTCTTAAAAGAACAGATAAAAGCTATACAAAAAGAACTAGGTTCTGATAACCAAAAAGATGTAGAAATAAAAGCTTATAAAAAGAAGCTAAAAAAAATAAAAGCTTATATGCCTAAAGATGGATATAAAGAAACAAAAAAACAAATTGATAAATTAAGTAGAATGCACCAAGACTCACCTGATAGTGCCCTACTTCAAACATACATTGAAAATGTTTTAGAAATTCCATTTGGTAAATATGCTCAAAATGACATTTCTGTAAAAAGTGTGGAAGAACAATTAAATAAAGACCACTATTCTTTAGAAAAACCAAAAGAGAGAATTTCTGAATATTTTGCAGTAAAAGAAATGTTGGAAAAAAGAAAAATAGAAAATCTAAAATCAAAGGGAACAGTTCTTTGTTTTGTGGGACCTCCAGGTGTTGGTAAAACTTCATTGGCAAACTCTATTTCTCAAGCTTTAAAAAGACCACTTGTAAGAATTGCTTTAGGTGGTATGGAAGATGTAAATGAATTAAGAGGACATAGAAGAACATATGTTGGAGCAATGCCAGGAAGAATTGTAAAAGGCTTAAGTGATGCAAAAACAATGAATCCTGTGGTAGTTTTAGATGAAATAGATAAGTTAGGAGCAAATCACAGAGGTGACCCAACTGCTGTTATGCTTGAAGTTCTAGATCCAGAACAAAATAATGAATTTAGGGATCTTTACTTAAACTTTGCAATTGATCTTTCACAATGTATTTTTGTTGCAACTGCAAATGATGCAAGAAGAATTCCTCCTGCGTTAAGAGATAGAATGGAGTTTATTGAAATTTCTTCATATACTCCAAATGAAAAATATCATATTGCAAAAGACTATTTAATTCCTCAAGAATTAGAAAAACATGGACTAAAAAGAAGTGAAATTTCTTTATCTAAAACAACTATCGAAGCTATAATCTCAAAATATACAAGAGAAGCTGGGGTTAGAAATCTAAGAAGAGTTTTTGCAAAAATATTTAGAAAAACTGTAAAAAAACTTCTTAAAAATGAAGATATGAAAAAAGTTTCTATTTCAACAAAAAACCTAAAAGAGTTTTTAGAAAACCCTATTTTTGAAATAGACCCAGCAGAAAAGAAAAATCAAATTGGAGTTACAAATGGTTTAGCTTGGACAGCTGTTGGTGGAGATGTTTTAAAAACAGAAGCTGTAAAACTTAGAGGAAAAGGTATTTTAAGTGTTACAGGAAATATGGGTGAAGTGATGAAAGAATCATCAAAGATTTCGTACTCTGTTGTAAAACTTTTAATTGATAATAAAAAATTAAAAATTGAGCAAAATACAATTCCCAAAACTTCAAAAGAAACAGAAGAAAAAATAACTGTTGATTCAAGTGAGATATATAAAAGATATGATATTCATTTACATATTCCAGAAGGAGCAACCCCAAAAGATGGTCCAAGTGCAGGAATAACTATGGCAACTACTATTGCTTCAATTTTAAGTAATAAAGAAGTTCGTTCTGATCTTGCAATGACAGGGGAATTAACCCTAACAGGAAAAGTATTACCTATTGGAGGATTAAAAGAAAAACTTATTGCAGCACATAGAGCAAAAATGAAACTAGCTTTAATTCCAAGAAAAAATTTCCAAAGAGATTTAGATGAAATACCTGAAGAAGTAAAAGAGAATATGGAAATAAAAGCTGTTGATACAATAGAAGATGTTTTAAAAGAAGCATTAATCTAA
- a CDS encoding outer membrane protein assembly factor BamD yields MINKLKFKNVILILSLGFILTACSQKSERAQEYNKPALYWYNKMLKDISTGFLEEADDTYTSLESEHRNSPLIPTALLILANAHIDNEEYQLANFYLDEYIKRFALSKNIDYVRYLKIKANFLGFSYSLREQQLIEDTIKEIEEYRNLFTDSKYMPLVDTMSARLYMAKASLDKEIADLYKRLDKPKAAKYYEEKVKESWVDAKEIEEVEVPLYRSLFEENLF; encoded by the coding sequence ATGATCAACAAACTGAAGTTTAAAAATGTCATATTAATTTTAAGTTTAGGTTTTATCTTAACTGCTTGCTCACAGAAATCTGAAAGAGCACAAGAATATAATAAACCAGCACTTTATTGGTACAATAAAATGTTAAAAGATATTTCTACAGGTTTCCTAGAAGAAGCAGATGATACATATACATCATTAGAAAGTGAACATAGAAATTCACCTTTAATTCCTACAGCATTATTAATCCTAGCTAATGCTCATATTGATAATGAGGAGTACCAGTTAGCTAATTTCTATCTTGATGAATATATAAAAAGATTTGCTCTTAGCAAAAATATAGACTATGTAAGATACTTGAAAATTAAAGCTAACTTTTTAGGTTTTTCATACTCACTTAGAGAACAACAACTTATTGAAGATACAATTAAAGAAATTGAAGAGTATAGAAACTTATTTACTGACTCTAAATATATGCCTTTAGTTGATACTATGAGTGCAAGACTTTATATGGCAAAGGCTTCTTTAGACAAAGAAATTGCAGATCTTTATAAAAGGCTTGATAAACCAAAAGCTGCAAAATATTATGAAGAAAAAGTAAAAGAATCTTGGGTTGATGCTAAAGAAATTGAAGAAGTAGAAGTTCCACTTTATAGATCTCTTTTTGAAGAGAACCTTTTTTAA
- a CDS encoding pyrroline-5-carboxylate reductase gives MKLTLIGNGFMAQALARGLVNNFEVEIIGRDEKKLNEIKTRISEVEVKVMKDMEDITDKNIIFCVKPYALQSVAARLEGKANVLFSILAGTTLDNLKKQIKSKFYIRTMPNVAASVCGSTTTVTGDKEAKNLALELFSYVGKTVWVNTEKQLDVATALAGSGPAFLSLVAESLSDGAVKAGLERSISNELVKGLFSGYAKLLETTHPALIKDSVMSPGGTTAAGMGKLEEGAVRDAMIKAVEAANDKANEIGQK, from the coding sequence ATGAAATTAACACTTATTGGAAATGGATTTATGGCACAAGCACTTGCAAGAGGTCTTGTGAATAATTTTGAAGTAGAAATAATAGGAAGAGATGAAAAAAAACTAAATGAAATTAAAACAAGAATTTCTGAAGTTGAAGTAAAAGTTATGAAAGATATGGAAGATATTACAGATAAGAATATAATTTTTTGTGTAAAACCATATGCTTTACAAAGTGTTGCAGCTAGACTTGAAGGAAAAGCAAATGTTTTATTTTCAATTCTTGCAGGGACTACATTAGACAATTTAAAAAAACAAATAAAATCAAAATTTTATATAAGAACTATGCCTAATGTGGCAGCTTCAGTTTGTGGTTCAACTACAACAGTAACAGGGGATAAAGAAGCAAAAAATTTAGCTTTAGAGTTATTTTCTTATGTAGGAAAAACTGTTTGGGTTAACACAGAAAAACAACTTGATGTAGCAACAGCACTTGCAGGAAGTGGTCCTGCTTTTTTAAGTTTAGTTGCAGAGAGTTTAAGTGATGGAGCTGTTAAAGCTGGTTTAGAAAGAAGTATAAGTAATGAACTTGTAAAAGGTTTATTTAGTGGATATGCAAAATTATTAGAAACTACACATCCAGCTTTGATTAAAGATTCAGTAATGAGTCCAGGTGGAACAACTGCTGCGGGAATGGGAAAATTAGAAGAGGGTGCTGTAAGAGATGCTATGATTAAAGCAGTTGAAGCTGCAAATGATAAAGCCAATGAAATTGGACAAAAGTAG
- a CDS encoding prepilin-type N-terminal cleavage/methylation domain-containing protein, which translates to MKCKAFSLLELIIVVFLGSIIVIYSFSYSKELYEIQITNENIEKLKIDLNSTRIIIEKNLPQSKDLLRYENKKLYYDGYLLLDEVNSFHMRVLANNILVVFIELENKIKQEWKFKL; encoded by the coding sequence ATGAAATGTAAAGCTTTTTCTCTTCTAGAATTGATTATTGTAGTATTTTTAGGTTCTATAATTGTGATATATTCTTTTTCTTATTCAAAAGAACTTTATGAAATACAAATAACAAATGAAAATATTGAAAAATTAAAAATAGATTTAAACTCTACAAGAATAATTATTGAAAAAAACTTACCCCAATCAAAGGATTTATTGAGGTATGAAAATAAAAAACTCTATTATGATGGATATTTGCTACTTGATGAGGTAAATAGTTTTCATATGAGAGTTTTAGCTAATAATATACTGGTGGTTTTCATTGAGCTAGAAAATAAAATTAAACAAGAATGGAAATTTAAATTATGA
- a CDS encoding Na+/H+ antiporter family protein, translated as MNSVIIAVSLMVVLSLVRVNIVIALIVGAIAGGLVGGLDINETIQAFNKGLGNGATIALSYAMLGTFAVAISKSGITDLLSNMIIKKVNLGESSFQFIYIKYLMLTFILLAAVSSQNIVPVHIAFIPILIPPLLHSMAQLQLDRRVVACILTFGLIATYMFLPVGFGGIFLNEILLKNIVDNGVGAVSGQLPIAMAIPVLGMFLGLLFAIFFSYRKKRVYDVSKILEVETEKRELDVFHIIVALFSVVTALALQVYTNSIILGSLAGFIIFIVAGVIKANQTQDFFTKGLKMMGMIGFIMITANGFASVINTTGGVESLVSSVVDIIGNNKSLAVFLMLIVGLFITMGIGSSFSTIPIIATIYVPLCIQLDFSVMATISIVGTAAALGDAGSPASDSTLGPTSGLNVDGQHDHIWDTVVPTFLHYNIPLIIFGWLAAVYVF; from the coding sequence ATGAATTCTGTAATAATTGCCGTAAGTTTAATGGTTGTATTATCCTTAGTTCGTGTAAATATTGTAATTGCTTTAATTGTAGGAGCAATAGCTGGTGGTCTTGTTGGTGGATTAGATATAAATGAAACAATTCAAGCCTTTAATAAAGGCTTAGGGAATGGGGCAACTATAGCACTAAGTTATGCCATGTTAGGAACTTTTGCTGTTGCAATTTCAAAATCAGGAATTACTGATCTTTTATCAAATATGATTATCAAAAAAGTTAATTTAGGTGAGTCTTCTTTTCAATTTATTTATATAAAATATTTAATGTTGACTTTTATTCTACTTGCTGCAGTTTCTTCTCAAAATATTGTTCCTGTACATATTGCTTTTATCCCAATTTTAATTCCCCCTCTTTTACACTCAATGGCACAGTTACAATTAGACAGAAGAGTAGTTGCTTGTATTCTTACTTTTGGACTTATTGCTACATATATGTTTTTACCAGTTGGCTTTGGAGGAATATTTTTAAATGAAATTTTATTAAAAAACATTGTTGATAATGGAGTAGGTGCAGTATCTGGACAATTGCCTATAGCCATGGCGATTCCTGTTTTAGGAATGTTTTTAGGTTTACTTTTTGCAATATTTTTTTCATATAGGAAAAAAAGAGTTTATGATGTAAGTAAAATATTAGAAGTTGAAACAGAAAAAAGAGAACTTGATGTTTTTCATATAATTGTAGCTTTATTTTCTGTTGTTACAGCACTTGCTTTACAAGTATATACAAACTCTATTATTCTAGGTTCTTTAGCAGGTTTTATTATATTTATTGTTGCTGGCGTAATAAAAGCAAATCAAACTCAAGACTTTTTTACAAAAGGCTTAAAAATGATGGGAATGATTGGTTTTATTATGATTACTGCAAACGGTTTTGCTAGTGTTATAAATACGACAGGAGGAGTTGAAAGCTTAGTTTCTTCTGTAGTTGATATAATAGGAAATAATAAATCTTTAGCAGTATTTCTTATGTTAATAGTAGGGCTTTTTATTACAATGGGAATTGGTTCTTCTTTTTCTACTATTCCTATTATTGCAACTATTTATGTACCTTTATGTATACAATTAGATTTTTCTGTAATGGCAACTATTTCAATAGTTGGTACTGCTGCTGCCCTTGGAGATGCAGGTAGCCCCGCTTCAGATAGTACACTTGGACCAACATCGGGGCTTAATGTTGATGGACAGCATGACCATATTTGGGATACTGTAGTTCCTACTTTTCTTCATTATAATATCCCTTTAATAATTTTTGGTTGGCTTGCAGCTGTATATGTTTTTTAA
- the rdgB gene encoding RdgB/HAM1 family non-canonical purine NTP pyrophosphatase, whose amino-acid sequence MKIILATGNKGKIDEFKKLLPNEEVFTFKEIIGDYEVEEDKDSFKGNAVKKAQEIYEKIGSKDAIVISDDSGITVPALNNEPGIYSARYAGTNATDKENNSKLISKLKEKNLKETEAYYTACIAIVYKGYTYTVHGWMYGKVIDKEIGENGFGYDPMFIPNGFDKTLGNLPYEVKKEFSHRSKALKLAKKVLDIIL is encoded by the coding sequence ATGAAAATAATTTTAGCTACAGGAAATAAAGGTAAAATTGATGAATTTAAGAAATTATTACCAAATGAAGAGGTTTTTACATTCAAAGAAATAATTGGAGATTATGAAGTTGAAGAAGACAAAGACTCTTTTAAAGGTAATGCTGTAAAAAAAGCTCAAGAAATTTATGAAAAAATTGGTTCTAAAGATGCAATCGTAATTTCTGATGATAGTGGGATAACTGTTCCAGCTCTTAATAATGAACCAGGTATTTATTCAGCAAGATATGCAGGAACTAATGCCACTGATAAAGAAAATAATTCAAAGTTAATTTCAAAATTAAAAGAAAAAAACTTAAAAGAGACAGAAGCTTATTATACAGCTTGTATAGCCATTGTCTATAAAGGTTATACTTACACAGTACATGGATGGATGTATGGTAAAGTAATAGATAAAGAAATAGGTGAAAATGGTTTTGGTTATGATCCTATGTTTATTCCAAATGGTTTTGATAAAACTTTAGGGAATCTCCCTTATGAAGTAAAAAAAGAGTTTTCTCATAGAAGTAAGGCATTAAAACTTGCAAAAAAAGTTTTAGATATAATCTTATAA